Within Conger conger chromosome 3, fConCon1.1, whole genome shotgun sequence, the genomic segment gaaggcgggtcattttttaccctttagggtcaaggggagtatacagaacgttaagactacacaagggttaaagatTGAAGTCAGTTGGTCACACCAGTGTATATGTTTTGAAGTTTTACTTAATTTGAACAACAACAGAATTTAAGAAGAAGCACAGCACTAAGAAAAGGCTAATCTTACAGGTCAGTGTCATTTGCAGCCACATATAATGTTCCCAATGCTAGTGAGGAAATGTTTGATACATTATGATCATTCCTGTGATGAAGATGAATTATTATGGAACTCTTCACTTGTTCTGTGTAAATCTCACATCTGAGTAAACAGTTTCTCCCTGCACTTCCCTCTTATTCCTCCTCACTTTGGATTTCTTGGTGAAAGACAAAGCAGCGTAATTCATTGTTTCATCTTGTCACTGAAAGGAAAAGCATCACACAGCACATATGAATACTCCTCATTCCAATTATCATTTTACGAGGATATTCACCACAGAAAttctctttgttttcttttttaaatcgcaATACAATACTTGTACCTGTGCACTTGACGAGTCTTCTCTGAACGATTGGAGGTTTGATACAGCCCCTgtttgagaaaatgaaaatggctgtaTCAACCactggtggttgtgtgaaaataattgttcaatTCATGCTGTGATTTCTATTGTACCGCCAATTATGTACACTGCAGTTGGACGGTGAGTTACAACTCCAATGAGAAGTACTTCTGAGAAGTACATTTGTTACATAATCACCAGGGAATTTGTGCAGGCTTCACTGGAGATAACATATCacttaaaaatatttcaatctGTATGAAGGCCAGACAATTCTGCTTATGCTACACTTTTATTGCCTTTCATGGCTTTTGCTCAAcagcaattttattttcataatcgAGGGACTGTCACATCACAGCTGTCTGTCATATGTAGTATATATAATTGAATAATATCAGAAATTCTCAATAATATCAGAAGCAAAAattcaataaacaataaacccACCTCATAAACCACACATTGATCACTTGGTCTCTTACCTCTGGAATTCTCGTTGCTTTTGCTCCTGTTCACAGCGAGGACAACATTCAGGATCACACTCAACGCCAAAGCTCCCACCAAGCAATAAAAAGGAAGTTGTTGGTTTTCTGGAATTTTAAAAGTTAAATTTAGCATAGCACTATGAGTAATATTAACAAGAGCATAATTCAGTGAGAGACGTAATAACCTTTCTAAATAACTGATCAACATGAGAAACGCAAGGATGGATATCAAACAATTGACATCttacaaactaaaaatgaatgAGTAAATGTTACAGAATGATTGTCGAATGTCAGATGAAATCCATATGTTTTACTGGATGTAATTAAACCTTCAGCCCTAACcctgataaaataaatatatgtattttaataattGAATACACCAAGATGATGCTACCACCAATTGATCACATTTTTGCTTACCCTCAACATCCAGTTTGGTCCcgttcccaaacaggatctccccacaggtggccacagcacagtaataagtcccagcatcagagcggctgaggttcctcttggggaagttgtagacacagctctgtgtgggagacacagtcccagagctcctctggcactcatcactcctgtgtccatgggtgtgaatgattcctggaggggaCTCTCCTGAGGCCTGTCTGAACCAGtacacactgtgttctcctgcacaggtctcagtgtgtactgtacactgcagagtcacagagtctcctgACTGCACTGACTCAGATTCGGGCTGCTGGAGTACTATtgtcctgctctgggactctggaGGTGAAGAATTCAGTTTCATCATTAAAAATTTTAATACATTCATGCTTAGATTCAATAATTTTTCCATTACTGCAATTCTGTGTACAAACACATTAGGAGTCTTGTTTTGGTCATTGCTGAACTTCCCAAACTGCACTGGTTACAGTTGTAAGCGTGTAATATCCATTAGCTTTTTTTGTCCAGtaatacaatgaaaaaaagattaaaagataTATCTGTGActttagaaaaataattttgcataTTTAAGCATGAAGTAAGGTTCATATTTACCCATCACTATTAAAGTAGTTCCATCTTCAAAACTTATCTCACTGTAGAATACAGTAGTGCAGTAGTAAGTTGCTGAATCAGACGCCTCTACTTGTGAGATAGTCAGGTAAAATTTTCCCTGAGTGGCGTTAGCACTGAGACGTGTGCTGTTTTTAAACTCATATGAAAATATAGCATCTGATTGGTAATGTGACTTTCTTGCAACAACctgaggcttctgtccaagAGGTTGCTTTAACCAGCTGATGAATTTCACATCTTCTATAGGATGGAAACATACGAGAGTCACAGTACCTCCAAGCTCAGCTGTCACCAGCGTGTTAGGCTGAACTACACTCTTCCCAAGCAGACCACCTGAATTAAAGAAGAAAGCAATAGTTCAAACTCactgaaatggggaaaaaagccaAGAACTAAACCCATTAATCTATGTATGAATACTTCTATACAGTCCTCGTCTTAAGTTATTTTGACttctaatttaataataattatggacTTACACACTTCGCTGAAAAAGACAAGAATAGCATAGAGTAGTTCCATCATGATATCTCCTCTCCTTGAGACCCTGCttgtaccctgcactgtaaaactcaaACTGTACAGAGAAGGAGGAGTAGAGGTGATAACTGTAGGAGGTCACATGTCAGGGGCAGATTCGATTGGGTGTTTGCAAGAGGCAAATGATTGGTTTACAAGGTACGGAAAATCAACACTCTCAGTTGTAgtaccccacgctaacccaacgacggaattttgGGCGGGCCGAAGGTatctgcgtgcttgtccttctggtgttgctgaaagtatgttagtagggttaaatgttCCTGACCATTAAGCAGAGAGACTCTATCTGCCAACAGATAAACCAAGTTACAAAGActgtagtaccactctgccttctgctctCTACTGGTCCGTGCTGACCACAAATCTCCACCATAGGGCCAGTAAATCTACCTTTGTTATATCTtactccatttgaataataatttagattagttatctacctttgCTCGATGTcttatttgtcattttgacttgattgctataggaatcctgtcgTGAGATGCACTCTTCTGAACAGTCCTCAGCTGGTTCCACCACCTGTCACATCAGCCGTTATGTGAATGTCTTACGAGCTGGCaagatatctgcagtcatttcagaggtcgcaggaatagtcACTTTTGGTTATGGCTGATTGCAGTTCAGGGACCCAAGACCAACATTAGCCACGACTGTTCTCGACATGagtgaactaccacgcggaggcgattGACTTCTACTGATTGAGGTCTATGGGTTCAATACACCGTGATACACCgtaaatttacatcctccctagaccaactccctctaaccaagcattccctgtgtaacattgagtgtcagtaagggaAAACACAGAAAAGGTATAGCAATTGATGTCACCAGGCAGGTTACTTACAAattcaattacaaataaaatacatataaatgtaTTACAAACAAAGCCAAATCAGTCTTTAACAAGTCCGGCAACAAAGGCGACATAGGCTACAGACCCCCATATACAGGCCAACCTGTATATTGAAGTTATGTGCATGGTGTGCACAGGAGTCTGATTATATCCTCCCAGATTGTatggtttggtctccttaaatccaaaatcaggcctttgatgttgaccactcaaatgggtccgcaatgagccaatgaaccatctggcgttttataaccatttggaatttggagccaggcctccccaggatACTAGATTtgatcaggggggttgaggcacatggctttcactgggacaGAGTTCAACACAGTCTCCCCTtggttcctggatggttatgatgtcctaggtctgctgttgcagaaattagaccattgcaccagttgcactgaaacaatcagaataataccaaacatgaatattatttaaACTGACTTTGCCATGAAACATCAAATGTTTTATGCATAATTACAGTTAAActgagtgatgagggagatgtgagagggagggagtaatgaAGGGGAGTCGAAGAGAATAATGTGTGGGCCCAGCAGGTGGTGCTTTCtcaaaccttcccgtgccgtaaaggatgtcgCACCCTGATAGAAATGTATGAGGAGGGGGATTTAcagggggttcaggaagacaCCTGTTTTGGGAACAATCCATGAGTTTTTCTCCCACAGGCTCCCGCCTGTATGGGTGCTGAGAAAATGGGGGCTAacggtgtatgctcctggggttaaaatACTTTagagccacatattgccaccctatcagaggaagccagcaagctgacgagtgcactgagtgacaatgattttaatcatttctgcCTTACAAAgtgcaagaaaagaaaacccttGATAaaccctgcactgtaaaactcaaACTGTACAGAGAAGAAGGTACAGCGATAACTGTAGGAGGTCACATGTCAGGGGCAGATTTGATTGGGTGTTTGCAAGAGGCAAATTATTGGTTTACAAGGTACGGAAAATCAACACTCTCAGTGCAAGAAATGAAAACACTTgtcattatttgcatttttatttcagtaatatGCAGTATGTAATGCACATGCTGCAATCACTATTAAATTCCAGATAGTTCACAGAgataataaacataatttggAAACAGCACCTCAATCCCTTCACTCCGGGGCTTGAGTCACAAAcctcctgggtcccagtcaggcaccttagccactatgctacaggctgccctatatgACTGACAACCAACCAGCGTTgtgcaacaaacaaacaaacaaacaaacaaacaaacaaacaaacaggagaGCCCAGCAGACAGAataggacagtgtgtgtgcgtgtgtgtgcatgtctgtgtttgcctgtgtgtgtatccacAGGAGTCTATGTACATATGCGCGTGGGTGCGTGGTAGACTTCAGGACTACAGAGCCATGAAACTGATGAGACAAGaggcaggtaaaaaaaaagataaaaggtATGTAAAACATTACTTCCATCTCCTAGTTACATATTGGTATTATGtagccacatacagtacaatcatatactgtattggAGGTCATATTTGACAACTAGTTAGGCAGGCATATGATTAATTAATACCAGTGTACCAGAAGTATTTTAGGCCaatctttaaaaatgattattttttacaaacacCAGTCATATAGTAGGAATTTCTTCTTAAATTACCCTAAGATATAGTACAGTGGTGATGCTATTAAATTCAGAACATTGGACAGCGCTGTGGAATCTACATACTGTCACAGTTCCACTGTAATCTTGAGCCAAATCAGAACTACATTTAGACTTTTTCTGAACACTGCCTATGAAGTCTGAAAGGTCTCCCTCATATTATAAACACAACATTGCTCAGGCTGTAATTTTACACTGCACTGAAAGCAGAGTACAATTTCAGTTGGAAGAGAAATTTAATCTCAAATGCACTAATTGTCAttgtaaaagcaaaaaaaagtttttcagaaaatgcatgaaaccaaaatataaagCCATTGTAACATAGACTGTCTAACGAAAATGACACAGAAGAACTATCATCACACTTTTTCAAACCTCCGGTGACTTAAATCTTCCAGTATAACTTCAATCAGCactgttttaaaatgtgatcAGCTGGTTGTGGTTTGCTGCCCCTTCAGCACCAGGTCTCCCagcatcctggaggagctgcagaacCACGGAcagactgtttgtttgtttgtttgttcaaaaaaaaaaaaaaaaaaatggcccttgtccttatctttgttgtacaggtagcagttgaaattgtacttccctctagggtctttcagcgaacttatccctggttatgggtatgcactttgttgtacgtcgctctagataagagcttctgccaaatgccaataatgtaatgtaatgtaatctgcacTGACATGGTTTTCCTTCTTCCTCTCTGGtggttcctaccaggtgacttggagaggctcagtctctgacccccaccccctacaaactggagtcctgcagggctcagttcttggtcctcacctcttctctctatacaccatgggtctcattcatgaaacgtgagctgaacgaatttgtgtgtaaaatgcgagtagagggaaatttacgggtttttggcattcatcaatattttagtagctccgatcttttcgtagctactaacaaaatctacacctgctgctgaccacgcgtagtgcttgtgtaaattcaagaatgcacataaataatgcttgtcactattggaaatttacgtttttattcatattgcgctctgttatgtaaacaatacgcagatgcctttgaaacacgtgatatgaacaagacaattaaaaatataatacatttagttaaattagggcggcacggatggtgcagtgggtagcactgccgcctcacagcaaggaggtcctgggttcgaatccccgtcggccggggcctctctgtgcggagtttgcatgttctccccgtgtctgcgtgggtttcctccaggtactccggtttcctcccacagtccaaagacatgcacgttaggctggttggagagtctaaattgcccgtaggtatgagtgtgtgagtgaatggtgtgtgtgccctgtgatggactggcgacctgtccagggtgtattcctgcctttcgccaatgtatgctgggataggctccagcccccctgcgaccctgatcaggataagcgggttcagatgatggatggatggatggatggatcctgtttcagtaggctacctcagttcattttcaggtcatgctctttaaaatgtatacaaataggctatatttaattatcagagtaaaagagagtagcttgattatcttgtagtaaataagtgttttcccaggataaacacagacatcacacaatactgacaacataacactttattgttgaggacgcaaaagtgtcttgcagatttccttcaagctggtgttaatttcttggagggacgtgttgatttggttgactgctgtaagtagactttcttgattcctcaggacctcatccgtaagaacagccggatcacctcttcggcctcggtacctgggtgcagcaggagcagcagcggcggcagcaggtggtggagccacatcatgggaggagcactcgccagctagaaatatgacacaacgtttgttttttttcgttttatgtgtggctcttttttcatttgaaagaaacattgaataaatcttatttgaaaaatgtttaatttacgttggctgcagactgacttatttttaaattacattacgttacattacgtggcatttagcagacgctcttatccagagcgacgtacaacaaagtgcaaatcaaacacaagaacacgtgcaaaagtggacctgagaggacagtacagttccgagtcctagtgtaaacatacagaaattcagaacccttgaagagttgtttggagctgtacattataaaacagagctttaggctattaagattcaaataatttgaagacgatgcatacaaaactgaagTGGGCTATACGCgatccgtatcctttcttgaaatgaatgttaaatagctccacattccgacactgatatccattacgcaccatatcgcacaatataacattactggtttcccgtttccacttccattcaatccgaagataaacccccacaaatgttctatttgtttggtgggactgtacgacctaggtcaaactatactaaccactaagctatcagtgatggttttcagaatgtattatgatacaacaattatcaccttaccatctgggtttgatgttgtctccagtggaggcatgtcggtgtctccgtcaggtataattcctgacagagaggtctccccaataatgccagcgatgtgctcgtcagcaggtgatatttgtgcctgtgagcctcctcctcctatggctgatgcatgttttttttgtgcgcttatgcgtttctttgcctccagtttcatgtcaaaccatttacgtttaacctcggatatggttctattgtctacagaggcaacattaacagcatctgtcacctccttccaggccttcgctttgcctgtccctgtcacaacaccactactgatagaagaaaatgaaatattttttacccaataaaaaatatttcacccaagatgatttcgatctccgcttcggaatttttttttctttttttttttttcctctctctctttccttgcgccatgatgactgacaggtcgactggatgcgtctacacctccttatatggcaatcattgtctattcatgggcggggatttatgctaattgctgattaccgggagcgcgctttcactttacgatggattggcattcatgatcatacacatgtgtttacgatcagatctgggtttcccgtggcgttcatgaatccggagtaggtttttagtagcgtggacgtttatgtggaaatctgcacatagacttactaacgtttcatgaatgagaccccatgtctcttggttctgttatctcttcccatggcttttcttaccattcttagaCTGATGaaacccaactctttctttcctcccccccaatacccaggtcaccacacagatctctgcctgcttggctgatatctctgagtggctgacttcccaccacctgaagcttaaccttgccaagactgagcttttctacatccctgctaagtcctctccgacaatctcactgattgttgaggactttgtagtatcctcctcccatacggccaagaatcttgggttGACTTttgataaccacctcaccctggctccacatgtatcctccactgccagaacctgcaggttcttcctctgcAATATACGCCATATCCGTCATCTcgtgacggagaaagccaccttCAAGCCCCTTCAGCTGGTCCAGAACGCTACAGCCCtgctgatcaccagtcagcctaGGTCGGCTCACGTCCtcccacttctcattggcctccactggcttccgcTTCAAGGCcgtagtgttggcatttcaggctgctaaggggactgccccaccttacatccaatccttaatcactccctactccccagtgagaccactccagtctgccagctctggtcgccttatggttcccagAGCAGTCTAAAAGCCccaaaatgtgcatgtttctTCGGGAAATGTTCTGAAAATATGTGCATTGAGGCCATGAGAAGGGGGAAACAGCACTAGGGTTTCATGGAAAACACCTCCTCTCCGGATATATTAATTATCTTTATTTACTTAGCATGAATTTGTGCTTGTATTGTACCCTGAGGTGGGAGCAGATTAGTCACACATAGAGAATTGCCAGCTGACTGGAATGTGAGTGAGGCTgtattcatgaaaaatattacCTTTTTATTAAACTGTGGGAACTAACACATTTGAATTGGTTTTTGTGCCATGAACATTACCAATGCATGTTAGCTTTTCAGCCTCCATAAGGTAGCTAGGTCAGATTTTGCTTACAAAAAGTGTGCCCCACATTTGGAAAGTTGGTTTAATTTAACTGAGCAAGTGGGCTTGCTTACTATAATGAGTTGACTGGGTGACATTTATGAAGATGTCATTCCTGTTATTCTTCAATGCATGAAATATCAGCATGCTAAAATTAAATCGAGGGCATTCAAAAGTTTGTGGAAATTGATTTTAGCTTATGAACACATGCAATTCCAGGGTTGGCCAACTTCTGTGTGATCTCCTTGATTCAATGGGGTGTGGGATAACATACCAGTCATTTTGCACAGATAAGTCAAAGGGAAGGGCCCTATAACCCTGTTCAGCTAAACTAAATATTTTACAGCACAAAGACCAGCCTGGGTGAGGGTATGACTCTCCTTGGTCTCTAGACTATAGGCCCCTGTGAACACCTGACAGGCCTCTGAGCAGGAAGTGCATGAACATGTGAGAGTCTTTGCTCCGTCACAGTACACAGGAAGGAATCGGAGTCATTCTGTCAGAAAATGAGCCAGTTCTTCTAAACCATACAACGCAGCCACAATAACTGAGAACACAAGATGCCTGTCGCTTTGCATACAGGAAGAGCCTGGTTATTGAAGGTACACGGATGGCTCTGCTATCAAGAGGCCTAGCCTTCAGAAACCAAAATTCACATTGTCAGTCATCTTTTCCCTGGCTGAGCAGTGGCATATCAGTAGGTATCACAGATCCACCCCTGCTATGGATGTGCAGACATATCTACAGGCCTTCTTCATGTGGAGAAAATATCCCTGAGGACTAGGAAACAGATTTTGAGTTTGGCATGTTTTCATATGTCCATTTATATAGTAAAcattctgagacgggtgcgtgggggttggacccaaaatgcacgactcagaaacaatggttagataaagtcccgtcagggctttattcgggacgaatccaaggagcgtagtcaaaacaagcaatgtccatacacgtagatccagccaaacaaatattaaacaaacaaacagcacggtgccgagggaagaggcaaactcgtagtcggtagacgtgcaggaaggtccagTAGCAGgggagccgtcagcggggcagaagtacaggcggacggcaggcagagtcgtagtcgagggcgatgcggaagtcgaaaccatgaaacaatcagcgaggcaaaggtacaaaacggtaggcgaagacgtggtcaaaaaacaaacaatggtcaatgaaacagaaatcaataaacgatggtcggtaaaacaggctgggatcttaacgtgaatcaaacagtaataatgctcaagagttgcgtagaaaactagaggcagacaatttcgcagtgaacagtagcgcgactgggatataaatgcaggtgtagacaggtttAACagggtaattagtaatcgttagtaataaacctatcctgccctagcattagtaaatttgTAAAtaacatgcacgagaaacgtaaggtaacatgaacatatgattagtttgttagtttctatccaatcctgatctagagttagtagttttagtaaatagacaaatggaaacaattagggagtgaatgacagaaagagagagagagaaaaggcggaacgcaaggtttgcggaaagacatgtaaaagtgtatgtttaaacagtaaccagtctccgtaacaataaacataattcaaaacataacacaaaacgaaactaagacgataaccattcaacataacaaggtaatataatcgtaacgaaacataactagacatgacgagaaaataaatcgtaacaagaaataaactaaacaacatgacgaacctagactaacataatacatgataagacaatacaagactaagacaaaatgaataaacataaaacatggcgagacagacctgaaacgtgacacattcATGAAGACTGCTTCTAAAGCTCAGGTTTGGAACAATACAAATTTACCTGATTTTCTGTGTAAATGTAAGTGCAAAGAGTAGTAGTGTGCAATGTTCTGAAGATAAATATATGATACCAGACAATATGCACCTAATAAATTGTTTATTAACAGTTAAATAAGCAGTGGAAAAAACATCACATATTAATACTAGGCCTCTTACCCTTGCAGTTCTCACAGCCTTTTATCTTGTTCTGGGTGCAAACTATGATACTATTTACAATCACACTCAAAGTCAAAGTTAAGCAATAAAGCAACAGACTTATGAGGACTTGTTTCACAGTCTCACAGTTTCACTCTCCCATCTCTGTTGGATATCCCATTACTCCCATATGGCTGGCACTTTTACCCAGAATGACTACATAATTTTACATATGTACAGAGAAACAATTTGTACAGCTCCATACATTTGCTGAAGTCATTTGGGTTAACAGCCCTAACCCACATGTTGTCTTGATGATGTTTATCAGCCGAGAAAACTCCCTATGAtcatttttcaacttgaaatttgatgacaaagtttctgatgagtgacaggttgtttcttcatggaaaatacatttaggatttaaaattcaattcagCTGCTTTATTTTTGGGGTtcagtgaaggcgggtcatttttcaccctttggtcaaggggagtatacagaacgttaagactacacaagggttaaagatTGAAGTCAGTTGGTCACACCAGTGCATACGTTTTGAAGTTTTACTTCATTTGAACAACAGCAGAATTTAAGAAGAAGCACAGCACTAAGAAAAGGCTAATCTTACAGGTCAGTGTCATTT encodes:
- the LOC133123556 gene encoding uncharacterized protein LOC133123556; its protein translation is MTNKTSSKEDVKFISWLKQPLGQKPQVVARKSHYQSDAIFSYEFKNSTRLSANATQGKFYLTISQVEASDSATYYCTTVFYSEISFEDGTTLIVMESQSRTIVLQQPESESVQSGDSVTLQCTVHTETCAGEHSVYWFRQASGESPPGIIHTHGHRSDECQRSSGTVSPTQSCVYNFPKRNLSRSDAGTYYCAVATCGEILFGNGTKLDVEGAKATRIPETVLFW